A region of Allocoleopsis franciscana PCC 7113 DNA encodes the following proteins:
- a CDS encoding glycosyltransferase, which translates to MKLLHVIPSLAKVKGGPTQILLEIVRALRDKGCDTEIVTTNDNGSEVLDVPLYQRVQYEHVPVWFLPRTFLPMKEFIFSTALTSWLGEHLKEYDLVHTHYLFSYAPTCAAALARFHKIPYIATPYGMLTPWALNHKRLKKQVYSPIERHNLNQAVAIHCATPEESRDVRNFGIQAPTFVVPYGVNLPTYQFQSKQSIRERYNIKPGTPIVLFLSRLHPKKRPDLLLQALSKLTSLNYDFHLILAGSGESDYLAYLTHLVSSLGLARRTTIPGFVMGADKDLLLQGSDIFVLPSFSENFGIAVAEAMAAGVPVIVTPDVQIAPDIAAANAGLVVEGELDALVRAIQELLISPNRRIELGENGKRLVSRRYSWSAIAVNLTSVYEAIGQGKRFPVAR; encoded by the coding sequence ATGAAATTACTCCACGTCATTCCTTCCCTAGCAAAGGTAAAAGGAGGCCCTACTCAAATCTTGCTGGAGATTGTCAGAGCTTTACGAGACAAAGGATGCGATACGGAAATTGTAACGACTAATGATAACGGGTCTGAAGTGTTAGATGTACCGTTATATCAGCGAGTTCAATATGAGCATGTTCCCGTCTGGTTTTTGCCCCGGACTTTCCTTCCGATGAAGGAATTTATTTTCTCTACGGCTTTAACGAGCTGGCTAGGGGAACATCTTAAAGAATATGATTTGGTTCATACTCACTACCTCTTTTCCTACGCTCCCACTTGTGCTGCTGCACTCGCGAGATTCCACAAAATTCCTTACATCGCAACGCCCTATGGCATGTTGACTCCTTGGGCGCTCAATCATAAGCGCCTCAAAAAGCAAGTCTATTCCCCCATCGAACGCCATAACCTCAACCAAGCTGTAGCTATCCACTGTGCAACACCCGAAGAATCACGAGATGTTCGCAATTTTGGCATACAGGCTCCTACCTTTGTCGTTCCTTACGGGGTTAATCTGCCAACTTACCAATTTCAGTCTAAGCAAAGCATCCGCGAGAGATATAACATTAAGCCGGGAACTCCAATCGTTCTCTTTTTGTCTCGCCTCCATCCCAAGAAACGTCCGGATTTGTTGTTACAAGCACTCTCAAAACTCACCAGCCTCAACTACGACTTTCATCTAATTCTGGCGGGTTCAGGAGAATCGGACTATCTTGCCTACCTCACCCATTTAGTCTCATCTCTGGGTTTAGCTAGGCGGACAACGATACCTGGTTTTGTGATGGGTGCTGATAAAGATTTGTTGCTACAAGGCTCAGATATTTTTGTTTTACCTTCGTTTTCGGAAAATTTTGGGATTGCGGTAGCTGAAGCCATGGCGGCAGGAGTACCTGTGATTGTAACTCCCGATGTTCAAATTGCTCCAGATATTGCCGCCGCCAATGCGGGATTAGTGGTTGAAGGAGAATTGGATGCTTTAGTGAGGGCAATACAAGAGTTACTCATCTCGCCAAACCGTCGGATTGAATTGGGTGAGAATGGCAAACGATTGGTGAGTCGTCGTTATTCTTGGAGTGCGATCGCTGTTAACCTTACCTCTGTTTATGAGGCGATCGGGCAAGGAAAGCGCTTCCCGGTTGCACGGTAG
- a CDS encoding SGNH/GDSL hydrolase family protein, whose protein sequence is MKFPAKYWIPGCTVAALIVIELVLRLALGLGSPVLFQADADIGYRYRPNQTVFRFGKTIKYNEYSQRSQPVTTPKPQGTLRILFIGDSIINGGTLTDQTQTISALFEARLAAKKQPVEVINASAGSWAIGNQLAYLRKFGIFESEAVISQMGTDDLAQPTSTSDRVGHDPSYPDRPPLLAIQEALTRYILPRLANLVRLGSPPANVSRPSVQELDQQFQQNLQNLNALVTWVRTQQRPIFVLFTPNLNNLVPSFNVPKYKPEFLQLLNSLQVNVIDAHQAWSTLPKKTVETFYQPDGIHLTVPGNQAIADLLFERLCTAQKLPGCLP, encoded by the coding sequence ATGAAATTTCCTGCCAAATACTGGATACCGGGGTGTACAGTTGCCGCCTTAATTGTGATTGAATTGGTCTTACGGCTGGCGTTGGGATTAGGTAGCCCGGTTTTATTTCAAGCGGATGCGGATATAGGCTACCGCTATCGACCCAATCAAACCGTATTTCGCTTTGGCAAAACCATTAAGTACAACGAGTACTCTCAACGTTCTCAACCTGTTACTACTCCTAAGCCTCAAGGTACTTTGAGGATTTTGTTCATCGGTGACTCCATTATCAACGGCGGCACCCTCACCGATCAAACGCAAACCATTTCAGCACTTTTTGAAGCGCGATTAGCTGCCAAAAAACAACCCGTAGAAGTAATTAATGCTTCAGCAGGGTCTTGGGCAATTGGTAATCAGTTAGCCTATCTCCGCAAGTTTGGCATATTTGAGAGTGAGGCGGTGATCTCGCAAATGGGTACTGATGACCTAGCGCAACCTACGAGTACTAGCGATCGCGTCGGACACGATCCATCCTACCCAGATCGACCCCCACTTTTGGCAATTCAGGAGGCTCTGACTCGCTATATATTGCCTAGATTAGCGAATCTTGTGCGTTTAGGTTCTCCCCCAGCTAACGTTTCGCGGCCTTCTGTCCAAGAACTGGACCAGCAATTTCAGCAAAATCTACAAAACTTAAACGCCCTTGTCACTTGGGTTCGTACTCAACAACGTCCTATTTTTGTCCTGTTTACGCCTAATCTGAACAATCTGGTTCCAAGTTTCAATGTGCCAAAATACAAGCCAGAATTTCTTCAGTTGCTCAATTCTTTACAAGTCAACGTAATCGACGCTCACCAAGCTTGGTCAACTCTGCCGAAAAAGACAGTAGAAACCTTTTATCAACCCGATGGAATACACCTAACGGTACCCGGTAATCAAGCGATCGCCGATTTACTCTTTGAGCGACTATGTACGGCGCAAAAGTTACCAGGCTGTTTGCCTTAA
- a CDS encoding glycosyltransferase, protein MQKTKNVMYFHLWVPNLFEFKGGIQVYLQDVIKALINEFPSLGLSIFDKLDKHSSPEQLPSQNLTFVFSGNLPRFLQTPYFSITLISGVLKKKPNLILCGHINFSPVALFLHRLTRIPYWIIVYGTDAWEVRDPGKIQALHSADKVISIGTYTRDRIIKEQKISLDKISLLPVTFDAKQFKISPKPDYLIQRYSLEPKQPILLTVGRLSSSDRYKGYDQILHALPEIRSSIPNIHYILVGQGDDRPRIEQLIHQLNLQDCVTLAGFVPDRELCDHYNLCDVFVMPSKGEGFGIVYLEALACGKPTLGGNQDGAIDALCQGELGALVDPDDLEAIAKTILQILQGTYPNSLIYQPELLRQKVIEKFSFECFQKTLGDLIKNSEILESNSNP, encoded by the coding sequence ATGCAAAAAACTAAGAATGTGATGTATTTTCACTTATGGGTTCCCAATCTATTTGAGTTTAAGGGGGGAATTCAAGTCTATTTACAGGATGTTATAAAAGCGTTAATCAATGAATTTCCTAGTTTGGGATTGTCCATTTTTGATAAACTTGACAAACACTCTTCTCCAGAGCAATTGCCTTCCCAAAATCTTACATTTGTCTTTAGTGGAAACCTGCCCAGATTTTTACAAACACCCTATTTTTCTATCACCCTGATTTCCGGAGTTTTGAAAAAAAAACCAAACTTAATATTATGTGGTCATATTAATTTTTCACCTGTTGCGCTCTTCCTTCATCGACTGACAAGAATTCCTTATTGGATTATTGTCTATGGTACAGATGCTTGGGAGGTTCGAGACCCAGGTAAAATTCAAGCACTCCATTCAGCAGACAAGGTCATTTCCATCGGTACCTATACTCGCGATCGCATCATTAAAGAACAAAAAATTTCCTTGGATAAAATCAGCCTCTTACCCGTTACCTTTGATGCCAAACAATTTAAAATTAGCCCCAAACCTGATTATTTAATCCAACGTTATAGCTTAGAACCTAAACAACCCATTCTCTTAACAGTTGGTCGTTTGTCCAGTTCTGACCGCTACAAAGGTTATGACCAAATCCTCCACGCCTTACCAGAAATTCGCTCATCCATACCTAACATCCACTACATTTTAGTGGGTCAAGGAGATGACCGCCCTCGGATTGAGCAGTTAATTCATCAGCTCAATTTACAAGATTGTGTCACATTGGCAGGATTTGTCCCCGATCGCGAACTGTGCGACCATTACAATCTTTGTGATGTTTTTGTGATGCCGAGTAAGGGGGAAGGTTTTGGAATTGTCTATCTGGAAGCATTAGCTTGTGGAAAACCTACCTTAGGGGGCAATCAAGATGGGGCAATTGATGCTTTATGTCAGGGGGAATTGGGAGCCTTAGTTGACCCGGATGATCTGGAGGCGATCGCAAAAACAATCCTTCAAATTTTGCAAGGCACTTATCCAAACTCTCTAATTTATCAGCCAGAATTATTACGACAAAAAGTTATTGAAAAATTTTCATTTGAGTGCTTTCAAAAAACATTAGGTGATTTAATCAAAAACTCTGAAATTCTGGAATCTAATTCCAATCCATGA